The Stratiformator vulcanicus genome has a segment encoding these proteins:
- a CDS encoding LOG family protein yields the protein MAVDKSKQPGSDPKRTSQSTSRPDVSETDVMPTEHAEVLDERDGLVEELKETADKLDRDGATRGDLKILSRAMRELRYAFKVFTPYRRRRKVTVFGSARTPEDTPLYEHVVEFGQKMGGLGWMVLTGAGPGVMEAANVGAGRGMSMGVNILLPFEQEANQVLRNDDKLVHLKYFFTRKLLFVKEVHAAALFPGGFGTLDEAFEVLTLVQTGKRDLMPLVLIDEPGGSYWKNWKKFIEEELLNTGMISPEDMDLFKVTDDIDEACGEILSFYCVYNSMRYVKGKLVLRLHLEPSDELVERLNVEFADIVERGRIEKVGTHPLEADDAHLADLPRLQFRFNRKYIGRLRQMVDVLNEELGACAPELTV from the coding sequence ATGGCCGTCGACAAATCCAAGCAGCCCGGCAGCGATCCAAAACGGACCTCTCAGTCGACTTCGCGTCCCGACGTCTCTGAAACGGACGTGATGCCGACCGAGCACGCCGAAGTGCTCGACGAGCGCGACGGATTGGTCGAAGAGCTCAAAGAGACGGCCGATAAACTCGACCGCGACGGAGCAACACGTGGCGACCTGAAGATCCTCAGCCGGGCGATGCGCGAGCTGCGATACGCGTTTAAGGTCTTTACGCCTTATCGCCGGCGCCGCAAAGTGACGGTCTTCGGCTCCGCCCGGACGCCCGAAGATACTCCGCTGTATGAGCACGTCGTTGAGTTCGGCCAAAAGATGGGTGGCCTCGGCTGGATGGTGCTGACGGGGGCCGGGCCCGGTGTGATGGAGGCCGCCAACGTGGGGGCGGGTCGCGGGATGTCGATGGGCGTCAACATCCTGTTGCCCTTCGAGCAGGAAGCCAATCAGGTGCTGCGCAACGATGACAAGCTGGTCCACCTGAAATATTTCTTCACGCGAAAATTGCTGTTCGTCAAAGAGGTACACGCCGCCGCGCTCTTTCCCGGCGGGTTCGGAACCCTCGACGAAGCGTTCGAAGTCTTAACGTTGGTGCAAACCGGCAAGCGCGACCTGATGCCGCTGGTCTTAATCGATGAGCCGGGCGGCTCGTACTGGAAGAACTGGAAGAAGTTCATCGAAGAGGAGCTCTTAAACACCGGCATGATTTCGCCGGAAGACATGGACCTGTTTAAAGTCACCGACGATATTGACGAAGCCTGCGGCGAAATCCTGAGCTTCTACTGCGTCTACAACAGCATGAGGTACGTGAAGGGAAAATTAGTCTTAAGACTGCATCTCGAGCCGTCTGACGAGTTGGTGGAACGTCTTAATGTCGAATTCGCCGACATCGTCGAACGTGGCCGGATTGAAAAAGTCGGGACGCACCCGCTCGAAGCCGATGATGCTCACCTTGCCGATCTCCCCCGGCTGCAGTTCCGCTTCAATCGCAAATACATCGGACGCCTCCGGCAAATGGTCGATGTGCTCAACGAGGAATTAGGTGCCTGTGCGCCCGAGTTGACGGTATAA
- a CDS encoding HEAT repeat domain-containing protein yields MRDPAKNLVSRLLAAILPALLSVCAGCQNVTTFPPKSFHQAFRPAETLPEQDDPTTEQAESTAKPGDHSDSLEAVDSELVDAISKSEWRNRSLLDHPPIDDGPNYVWIVSDPSPRGAGVARPSDHDLFSLASHSGPAQAAAAVRLARRFSALESDSKSDPTFDGDRTEELVAALKRIVFEAQPIDSKGILPGPPEDLSPRPPFNNPDDSLDQIPLRAAAAESWCVLLAASGSPRQTLQPAARALTDDSLPAEVRAALLRMLSHEIRPERIRAIDQFLTLEAEEVAVELRRAAVEACWIDAVRTRARRSQTDQPSADIFEPHDWPVGLEHARFDPDPKVRMLLAEWAVAAGSPETADILNGQLRDRTHEVRSRAIGLLAKLNTPQARRRLNSLAGDDTEPQQDAAVRALAHFGATELVPFAGSSKMRIRRSVAEALSTLSDDPVAARLATELILDRDHRVQSATAHALSEWPAEAAVPVLLRGLSSPLLKTRRQCLATLREKTGCRDGFPLEGTLEEREEAVERLARSHGWVTSAFELAVLSRPNASAANRPDVDPAALQLARIACDLDGDLVAKRTARQDLLAIGPTATVAVEHLLTTGDSDINRTDAIEILAEVDPVYAALQALGSSDVLIRRAAMIRLARSAAGRSLTPTAAGLLSEHLQSEPDAEVWRAAMLAISQEASPEAEQIVLIAAGHRWHDVRRMSCDYAVRHRRPHFARWLMPLLADSDATVRSSAARASGMCGNPILIEGTAGAAGCVDLLSDPDSQVRLQAAAALARFDDPRGTAGLLRAARTGTSTARIEAISVIAEAESVGVVPELIRICWTERDRQVLSHLLDTVESLVPKAEHPTAARAARSDHERQAAWSDWLQSRA; encoded by the coding sequence GTGCGTGATCCTGCGAAGAATTTAGTATCGCGTCTGCTCGCGGCAATATTGCCTGCGCTGCTATCCGTCTGTGCCGGCTGTCAGAACGTGACAACGTTTCCGCCGAAGTCGTTCCATCAGGCATTCCGCCCGGCTGAAACGTTGCCAGAGCAGGACGACCCAACGACAGAACAGGCCGAATCGACGGCCAAGCCGGGCGATCATTCAGACTCGCTCGAAGCCGTTGATTCCGAACTCGTCGACGCAATCTCGAAGTCAGAGTGGCGAAACCGATCGCTCCTGGATCACCCCCCGATCGACGACGGCCCCAACTATGTGTGGATCGTGAGCGACCCATCGCCACGCGGCGCGGGTGTCGCGCGTCCGTCGGATCACGATCTGTTCTCACTGGCATCGCACTCAGGACCGGCTCAAGCAGCCGCGGCGGTGCGACTGGCCCGCCGATTTTCGGCTCTGGAATCAGATTCGAAATCGGACCCGACGTTTGATGGAGATCGTACGGAAGAACTGGTGGCCGCACTTAAACGAATTGTGTTCGAGGCCCAGCCGATCGACTCAAAAGGAATACTCCCCGGCCCGCCCGAAGACCTCAGTCCGAGGCCGCCTTTCAATAATCCTGATGACTCGCTGGATCAAATTCCGCTGCGGGCCGCGGCGGCTGAGTCGTGGTGCGTGCTGCTCGCCGCGTCGGGTTCACCGCGTCAAACTCTGCAACCGGCGGCTCGGGCGCTAACCGACGATTCATTGCCTGCAGAGGTGCGGGCCGCGTTACTGCGAATGCTGAGTCACGAGATTCGACCCGAACGCATCCGCGCCATCGATCAATTCCTGACGCTCGAGGCCGAAGAGGTCGCCGTCGAGCTTCGCCGCGCTGCGGTGGAAGCCTGTTGGATCGATGCGGTCCGCACGCGGGCCCGTCGCTCGCAGACCGATCAACCGAGTGCAGACATCTTTGAACCTCATGATTGGCCGGTCGGGTTGGAGCACGCCCGCTTCGACCCCGATCCGAAGGTCCGCATGTTGCTGGCGGAATGGGCCGTAGCCGCCGGGTCGCCCGAGACGGCTGACATTCTAAACGGCCAGTTGCGCGACCGGACCCACGAAGTTCGATCGCGAGCGATCGGACTGCTGGCGAAGCTCAACACACCACAAGCGCGTCGGCGGTTGAATTCGCTCGCGGGCGATGACACCGAGCCGCAGCAAGACGCAGCGGTGAGAGCGCTGGCCCATTTCGGCGCCACCGAATTGGTCCCATTTGCCGGCTCTTCGAAAATGCGAATCCGACGTTCGGTCGCTGAAGCTCTGAGTACGCTCTCTGATGATCCCGTCGCGGCTCGGCTGGCGACCGAATTGATCCTCGATCGGGATCACCGCGTGCAGTCGGCGACGGCCCATGCACTCTCGGAGTGGCCCGCCGAGGCCGCCGTCCCGGTGCTCCTTCGAGGACTCTCCTCACCGCTGCTCAAAACACGTCGGCAGTGCCTGGCGACGCTCCGCGAAAAAACGGGCTGCCGCGATGGCTTTCCGCTCGAAGGCACGCTCGAAGAGCGGGAAGAGGCGGTCGAACGACTCGCGAGGTCACACGGGTGGGTCACCTCGGCCTTCGAATTAGCAGTCCTTTCGAGGCCGAACGCATCAGCGGCGAACAGACCCGATGTCGATCCGGCGGCGTTGCAGCTCGCCCGCATTGCTTGTGATCTTGACGGCGATCTGGTCGCGAAGCGAACGGCGAGGCAGGATCTGCTCGCCATCGGTCCGACCGCGACAGTGGCGGTCGAGCACCTCCTCACGACCGGCGACTCGGACATCAACCGGACCGACGCAATTGAGATTCTTGCCGAAGTCGATCCGGTCTACGCTGCGTTGCAAGCATTGGGTTCTTCGGACGTTCTAATCCGCCGAGCGGCCATGATTCGTCTCGCGCGATCGGCCGCCGGGAGATCACTCACGCCGACCGCCGCGGGACTACTCTCTGAGCATCTGCAGTCCGAACCGGATGCCGAAGTTTGGCGCGCAGCGATGCTGGCGATCTCACAGGAGGCGTCCCCCGAGGCCGAACAGATTGTGCTGATTGCAGCCGGGCATCGCTGGCACGATGTCCGACGGATGAGCTGCGACTATGCCGTCCGCCATCGCCGCCCTCATTTCGCACGATGGCTGATGCCGTTGCTGGCGGATTCGGATGCAACCGTCCGAAGCTCGGCGGCCCGCGCGTCCGGCATGTGCGGAAATCCGATCTTGATCGAAGGCACGGCCGGGGCGGCCGGTTGCGTCGATCTGCTCTCCGATCCCGACAGCCAGGTCCGACTTCAAGCCGCTGCCGCGCTCGCGCGGTTCGACGACCCGCGGGGCACAGCCGGGCTGCTGCGGGCTGCGCGGACCGGAACGAGTACGGCACGCATCGAAGCCATTTCGGTGATTGCGGAAGCCGAATCAGTTGGCGTTGTTCCGGAACTGATCCGAATTTGCTGGACCGAACGCGACCGCCAGGTGTTGAGCCATCTGCTCGATACCGTCGAATCGCTCGTACCGAAAGCGGAACACCCGACCGCCGCGCGGGCCGCCCGCAGCGATCACGAACGCCAGGCCGCATGGTCGGACTGGTTGCAGTCGCGAGCCTAG
- a CDS encoding STAS domain-containing protein codes for MPDGQEDFRLEWHGNAVVIIPTGDVESMRWDLIEQAADVVMEPLADHAVPMVVFDLSEIDYFGSVFLALMIRCHKFVRSKGGEMVLCGATPKARELLHVTALDTIWAIYDTREEALEAVGG; via the coding sequence ATGCCGGACGGTCAGGAAGACTTTCGCCTCGAATGGCACGGTAACGCCGTGGTCATCATTCCGACCGGCGACGTCGAATCGATGCGGTGGGATTTGATCGAACAGGCCGCCGACGTCGTGATGGAGCCGCTCGCCGATCACGCGGTGCCGATGGTCGTGTTCGATTTGAGCGAGATCGACTACTTCGGCAGCGTGTTCCTCGCGCTGATGATCCGCTGCCACAAATTCGTCCGCAGCAAAGGCGGCGAAATGGTGCTGTGTGGAGCGACGCCCAAAGCCCGCGAACTGCTGCACGTCACCGCCCTGGACACGATTTGGGCGATCTACGACACCCGCGAAGAAGCCCTCGAAGCCGTCGGAGGTTGA